A stretch of the Terriglobales bacterium genome encodes the following:
- a CDS encoding DUF3553 domain-containing protein, whose protein sequence is MNPKVTHPAKPEWGIGEILSTEGNVATILFEHAGRKTINLSYVKLQPAEGQAAHKLGGEISQVAKVDVNAIRKYCDQWYGSTGESTALHVVSDLRKFGYLTNGTARNLLRFAHQPENTQAKEIAQQITKAIYGRIINMQELA, encoded by the coding sequence TTGAACCCCAAGGTCACCCATCCCGCGAAGCCCGAGTGGGGCATTGGCGAAATCCTCTCCACCGAAGGAAATGTCGCCACCATTCTTTTCGAGCACGCCGGTCGCAAGACGATCAACTTGTCGTATGTCAAACTCCAGCCTGCCGAGGGGCAGGCCGCCCACAAACTGGGCGGCGAAATCTCCCAGGTTGCCAAGGTCGATGTCAACGCCATCCGCAAGTACTGCGACCAGTGGTACGGCTCTACGGGGGAGTCGACGGCCCTCCACGTCGTCAGCGACCTCCGAAAGTTCGGATACCTGACCAACGGAACTGCTCGGAACCTGCTGCGCTTCGCCCACCAACCCGAAAACACTCAGGCCAAAGAAATTGCGCAGCAGATCACGAAGGCAATCTACGGGCGGATCATCAATATGCAGGAATTGGCGTAG